A window from Glandiceps talaboti chromosome 15, keGlaTala1.1, whole genome shotgun sequence encodes these proteins:
- the LOC144446422 gene encoding E3 ubiquitin-protein ligase NEURL1-like — MGQSSSNNHHTNSRGGSGRGQNRHAAGIVTPQRSLSTPGNTSSPSSFNTHGPLQFHPIHGGNIVLSPDCKSARRNGSFCNAIAFTNRPVKCSEKVCIKFIDTTANWSGVIRFGFTNRNPSELGVTALPRYACPDLTSRPGFWAKALGESYAEKNNVLCFWVTRQGEVVYTVNNDNKGVFFNDVDISEPLWGLLDIYGNSVEVRLVDPPEVVSEVRPSISETGDATTSIMPRLSNLDMDSDSSHSSISSFLLAHESYINNREGNTAPAIPGLQSLPFHECCGINVVLNPSRTQARRIDGEFQNSVVFLNRPIHVGELVLVEVLETTARYLGCLAFGVTSCDPAVIPPATLPDDSEDFYDRSEYWALSKEISLPDVGDQLSFVINSEGEVHYHENGVHQRVLMHVDATQPLWFLFELYGSTQKIKSLGVVPVSSTVRANSQNMATSSLAGFHDMSPHQPRRTALSRDEEEYLQFNSTPESGFGASSSTTTTPSGETRNKEECVICYDRHVDTVIYTCGHMCLCYFCGVKLKQQVGAVCPICRAVVRDVIKTYKS; from the exons GTGGATCAGGACGTGGTCAAAACAGACATGCTGCTGGGATAGTGACACCTCAAAGAAGTCTAAGTACACCTGGTAACACCTCCTCGCCATCCTCATTTAATACCCATGGACCATTGCAATTTCATCCAATACATGGTGGAAACATAGTACTATCTCCAGACTGCAAATCGGCACGCAGGAATGGCAGCTTCTGTAATGCCATTGCTTTTACCAACAGGCCAGTAAAATGCTCAGAAAAAGTGTGTATCAAATTTATAGACACCACTGCTAATTGGAGTGGAGTAATAAGATTTGGCTTTACAAATCGGAACCCTAGTGAACTTGGCGTCACAGCATTACCACGCTATGCCTGTCCTGATCTTACAAGTCGGCCAGGATTCTGGGCCAAGGCTCTTGGAGAGAGTTACGCAGAGAAGAACAATGTCTTGTGCTTTTGGGTGACGAGGCAGGGTGAAGTGGTATATACTGTGAACAATGATAATAAAGGTGTTTTCTTCAATGATGTTGATATTAGTGAACCGCTGTGGGGTTTGTTGGATATTTATGGTAACAGTGTGGAGGTTCGGTTAGTAG ATCCTCCTGAAGTTGTGAGTGAAGTAAGACCTAGTATTTCAGAAACTGGTGATGCAACCACCTCAATTATGCCCAGATTGTCTAATTTAGACATGGACTCTGACAGCTCACATAGCAGTATCAGTTCTTTTCTGCTAGCCCATGAGAGTTATATCAACAACAGAGAAGGAAACACGGCGCCTGCAATCCCAGGATTACAGTCTTTGCCTTTCCATGAATGCTGCGGAATCAATGTGGTGCTTAATCCTAGTAGGACTCAAGCTAGGAGAATAGATGGTGAATTTCAAAACAGTGTTGTCTTCCTCAATCGTCCGATCCATGTTGGTGAACTTGTACTTGTTGAAGTCTTAGAGACTACAGCCAGGTATCTTGGCTGTTTGGCATTCGGTGTGACATCGTGCGACCCTGCTGTCATACCGCCTGCAACTTTACCTGATGATTCAGAGGACTTTTATGACAGATCAGAATACTGGGCTCTCAGTAAGGAAATTTCATTACCAGATGTTGGAGACCAGCTCAGTTTTGTGATAAACTCTGAAGGGGAAGTTCACTACCATGAAAATGGTGTACATCAGAGAGTTCTTATGCATGTGGATGCCACCCAGCCACTGTGGTTTCTATTTGAACTTTATGGAAGTACACAGAAAATCAAAAGTCTTG GTGTTGTACCAGTGAGCTCCACAGTGAGGGCCAACTCACAGAACATGGCCACCAGTTCATTAGCTGGTTTTCATGACATGAGTCCCCATCAACCAAGGAGAACTGCTTTATCCAGGGATGAGGAGGAGTATTTACAGTTTAACTCAACTCCAGAATCCGGCTTTGGTGCTAGCAGCTCTACAACTACCACTCCAAGTGGAGAGACCAGAAACAAAGAAGAATGTGTTATTTGTTACGACAGGCATGTTGATACCGTCATTTACACATGTGGGCATATGTGCTTGTGTTATTTCTGTGGCGTCAAGCTCAAACAGCAAGTTGGGGCAGTGTGTCCTATTTGTCGAGCTGTTGTCAGAGACGTTATCAAAACGTACAAGTCATAG